From the genome of Fusarium keratoplasticum isolate Fu6.1 chromosome 11, whole genome shotgun sequence, one region includes:
- a CDS encoding Carboxylic ester hydrolase has protein sequence MNLSSLLFPSLLQGSQVFSETGVDFATRCADFATSLQLPDTKVWFTEHVSPGTKITFSDNHETCRRPEQVVDVELCRVAMSVATSPISNISFEAWLPSNWTGRFLSTGNGGMSGCIQYEDIAYGVGLGFATVGANNGLNGTSALPMFHHPEVVEDYAYRSAHTGVVVGKQVTKQFYGKDHTKSYYLGCSTGGRQGFKEAQDFPEDFDGIVAGAPAFAFGGLMSRSASFWAIDGPPGSPSYLSLDDWDMVHKDVLTQCDRLDGVEDGVIEDPNLCQYRPESLICAEGQTEKCLTSHQAEAVRRIFSPLFGSDGNFIYPRLQPGGTHGFHYVVNDNPFPYSTEWLRYVIYENADWDPSTTNTKDYEAMIEKNPYNVQTWKGDLSGIRNRGAKILHYHGLQDGMISSEISQIYYDYVSRTMGLSNTELDKFYRFFRISGCGHCAWGDGASHIGSKLINLGGLDPESNLLLAIVRWVEEGIPPETIMGYRYVDGEREKGVDYKRRHCRYPYRNVWDRVGDAKDPDSWSCQL, from the coding sequence ATGaatctctcttctcttctcttcccctctTTGTTGCAGGGATCCCAGGTGTTCTCTGAAACCGGTGTCGACTTTGCTACCAGGTGCGCCGATTTCGCGACCTCACTTCAACTGCCAGACACAAAAGTTTGGTTCACCGAGCATGTATCGCCTGGCACCAAAATCACCTTCTCAGATAACCATGAAACCTGTCGGCGACCTGAGCAGGTAGTCGACGTTGAGTTATGCCGCGTCGCCATGTCGGTTGCCACATCTCCCATCTCGAATATCAGCTTTGAGGCTTGGCTTCCTTCCAACTGGACAGGTCGGTTTTTAAGCACCGGCAATGGGGGCATGTCTGGATGTATCCAATATGAGGACATAGCCTACGGAGTAGGACTCGGTTTCGCAACTGTCGGTGCGAACAACGGTCTCAATGGTACATCGGCCCTTCCCATGTTTCACCACCCAGAGGTGGTAGAGGACTACGCCTATCGCTCCGCGCACACCGGCGTTGTCGTTGGAAAGCAGGTCACCAAGCAGTTTTATGGTAAAGACCACACCAAGTCTTACTATCTGGGATGCTCCACTGGCGGGCGACAAGGATTCAAAGAAGCCCAAGATTTTCCGGAGGATTTCGATGGCATCGTTGCTGGAGCTCCAGCATTCGCTTTTGGAGGTCTCATGTCTCGTTCTGCGAGCTTTTGGGCTATCGACGGCCCTCCTGGTTCTCCTTCATATCTCAGTCTCGATGATTGGGACATGGTTCACAAGGATGTGCTCACGCAGTGTGATCGTCTGGatggagttgaagatggcgtcATTGAGGACCCCAACCTTTGCCAATATCGTCCGGAATCTCTCATTTGCGCGGAGGGACAAACTGAAAAGTGCTTGACTTCGCATCAGGCTGAGGCTGTTCGACgcatcttctctcctctgttCGGATCTGACGGAAACTTCATCTACCCAAGACTCCAGCCCGGAGGCACCCACGGCTTTCATTATGTCGTCAACGACAATCCGTTCCCCTACTCTACTGAATGGCTCAGATATGTCATCTACGAGAACGCAGACTGGGATCCCAGCACAACCAACACGAAAGACTACGAGGCAATGATTGAGAAGAACCCATATAATGTCCAGACGTGGAAGGGAGATCTCTCAGGGATTAGGAACCGTGGGGCCAAGATTCTTCACTACCATGGTCTTCAAGATGGCATGATCAGCAGCGAAATCTCGCAGATTTATTACGACTACGTCTCGCGGACAATGGGCCTCAGCAACACTGAGTTAGACAAGTTCTATAGGTTCTTCCGTATTAGCGGATGCGGACACTGCGCTTGGGGCGATGGAGCCTCGCATATCGGATCGAAGCTGATCAACCTCGGTGGACTGGATCCTGAGAGCAACCTGCTCCTTGCTATCGTGAGATGGGTCGAAGAGGGTATTCCGCCTGAGACCATCATGGGATATCGATACGTGGATGGAGAGCGAGAGAAGGGAGTTGATTACAAGAGGAGGCACTGCCGATATCCTTACAGGAATGTCTGGGATCGTGTGGGTGATGCGAAGGATCCAGACAGTTGGAGCTGTCAACTGTAA